The DNA window AGTTTTGACTTAtcagatactgtatattgagAATGGAGATGATGCAAAACTACATCTGTACaagtacagacagacagacagagtttttaattagaaatgataaaattaaataattttaaaagagTGGGTTAAAAAAACTGTGGGCAATTTAAAGGAgttaaatttgttttaacaGATCATAGTCATACATTTATTCCCTTAAATGTATCAACTCCAACCCATTACCTTTCAGATCAGACCAGTGTGAAAACTATGATTCAAATTAATCTGCATAAatatcttctgtttttttttttacttagagGGAAAATCCAAACACTAATGAATATAAAGTGAGTGATGTGTGAATGTATCAtgcattacaaaaacacagagtatTTGTATGGCAGTTTTAATGCTTCATCAAcattaaacacagcacaaacctTCAGAGTTTATAATACCAGCATCTCCTTGCTTGTACAACTAAGCTCGGAAGCAACACTCCAGTGAACAACACGTGTGCGATATGTGCAGATATCCTGTCGAGTGTTTCAAAACGCCACAATTTGGGATGTGAATagatgtatttaaatgtatggaATTGTGCTTTTGGATGATTTAGCCTCTGACGTATCAAGCACTACCCAGTCGCAAACAAGCaaggaaaaacataaaaaaaaaaaaaaaaaacaggcagagaTAAAGGTTTGCAGACAGGGTGAAGACGTGAGGGAAGGTCATGGAAAGAGGGCAATTGAGAGGAAACGGCAAAGGAGAGCAGGGAACAGGTCTTACTTACATGAGGTGGGAATGGTTGCAGGGTGGGGATACCTTCCTCTGGGTAGGGAGTTTCTCCTTTAGGGAGATAAGGCTTCAGGCCTGAGCCGGTCTCATACATAGACATGGGCCGGCTAGCCCGCGCTGACTGCCGGCGTTTCAGGGCTGAGGGGCTGGAAGGGTCAGGGAAGTCTGAACCGCTGGGGATCTGATAGATATTGGTTGTGACCTGCCGCCTGAGAGAGGTGTTCTCACTTTGCAGAGATTGCAGCTGGAAGAGATGTCAGCAATACACTAAGAGGTGCTCTCAGCAAAGCAAGCTTTGTTCCCTGTCCTGATCTACTGTTTCTTTACAGTATACCATTTCAGCTTTATCCCATTTCTCCtccaaatatttattttagtgcaCTGACGGCCTGCTGCCATCAGAATGCTCAAAGTCACCTAAATATGCCAATGTTTTCATGTGGCAGAAATAAAACGTATCATTGTAGATGTCATACCATTTGAAGACCTGTGATTTGAATTTTTGGTTAAAGAAACTTCAGTCAATATTTGGATACTGCtctcacacaaaataaaaaaaacatagcaaAACCTATGTCTCATGGCAATGAACTTAAGAAAGCTTCAGAAAAAGTTTATTGACTATTGGCTGAGCTTGATTACTCCTACgggaaaatgtaaatgtaactcaCTACATTTTCCCATAAGAATAGCTTTGTATTTTACTACAACTGTAGTTTATCATCCTTATGATTGTTACTAGGACTGTTCACAGAGACAAATTCACATGAACAAGGCATCATCGACTATCTAAAATCACAGAATTAACCTAAAATTTGCTTTGGGAGGGAATTTCTCTTGGTCTAAAGATGCAAAGCAAGTGATAAGCAAGCGATAGATTGTTGCATAGGTAAGTAACACAGGTGCAGATCAAGTCAAAGATGTAGCTATAGTATAGACAGATTGACTCAAGAATTATGGGAAGATAAAGGCTTTCAAGAAGAAATTGCCTTCAATAATGCAACTCCTTGCATTCAATGCAGAGAAATACGAGATACTGTGTACTGATCAGTAAAAGTGGATAGATCTGTCCACTGAAATGTCATCAACTGTAAACAATGAAGCTAATACGTCATAACAGGCTGTGTGTTCTGCAAATCTGTTCAGACAGTAAATGCTACAGCGTTGTAGTATTTACTGTCTACTGTCAGGGAGTAAGAGAATGATCCTGAGTGCAACCAAGAGAGTCACCCCAATAAATAATGGACATATGATCTGCATCCTCCTTCAAAACAGCCAAATTAAAGCGTTTAACATaagaaaacatcagtttaaCTAAAAAGGAAGATGTAACATGCTTAGAAACTCTATgaatcagcagtttgtttaAACAGAGTAACAGTATCAGCTAAGGCATATGCTTTCTATGAAATAACatcagaaaacaataaatccacAATTAGAAAAGAATATTactaaaaaaaactgaaaatcatccaaaaaaaaaaaaaatgcagtaaacACACTTTACGTGATGAAGAAAGGCGCACACATACTATTACAGTTAGTCATTGTCAACTgaaaaaaggattaaaaaacactgttaatcACATCATGCTATTTTCATAAACATGCACGTTAGTAACATTAGTCAAAATAGCTTTAATTTACGcattacaaaaaggaaaataaactgtttttgttgttaacTGGTGCAAAGATGCACTTTTCAAATTCTGAAActcaaaacaaatgaacaagaaaaaaaatctccagTTTACATTCAAGCTGTGAAATTGAACATGCTGGCCAAAACAGAGGGTGGAGCAGAGCAGGGTGTCACAGCAGCCTTATCTTGCAACAGATCATTCTTATTCAGGTGGCTCAGCCCTCATTACAAGCCACAGGCTGGGCCTCCAcaccaaagagagagagagagagagagagggagagaagagctCTGATGACCGCTGTGGCCCCCACTCAGTCCGGCCCCCAGTGTTAGTGAACTTATTGGTGGAGCGCACCGGATACCTTTTTCTGCATCAGCCTCAGCTCATCGCTCAGGTTGTTGTTGGCTTTCATGAGCTTCTGGATCTTGGCTTCAGAGGCAGAGAGCGCATTTTTCACCTCCATGTATTCTTGCATAGTAATAGGGCCATCGGAGACGTCGGAGTCCAGACTCTGTTggaaaaagagatgaaaaacaaaacactaatgGTACCTGGAGGGAGACATATAATGACATATAATTAGAGAAAGTGATGGCACAATACCTTGGTCCTTGCTCCTTTGCTCGAGGGTAGCTCTTGATCTGTATCCTCATCAGACGCTACACTATCATAGTCAGGCTGATCATTGTCCTGGCTATCACTACAATGTCTGACAGGAACACTCTTCAAAATAAGTTCAACATTTTCTGGAATTAAGAGGCACAGGAAGAAATACGTATGTGTATGATACAGAAAATATCCAGCGTCAGTAAgattttgaaataaacatttggaCACTGACCTTTGGGACTAGTGACTGAATTTCCTTGTTGTCTGCGCTTAGCATCACTTAATATGTCAATCACGAGAGTTGCAAATTCATGTGCATTAAATCGTGCAAGCTTCTGTCTTccctattaaaaaaaaaaaatcaatgtttaCTGTAATGGCAAAGTAAAAAATGAACCAAGAGACAACTGAAAATTGTTCTGTAAAGATTTGCCTGGTTTCGTGTTGATGAATACTCTGGATTCACAGGAAGGAAAGGCACCACGTTTGTCTCCGTCACCAGGGTGCTGTGATTCTGTGTGGCCAACCACACTGCAAGTAACACAGTAGCAATGAATGTACTGTTCTGATTTGTGCACTTAGCATGGATACAAGAGCACAAAAATCTTTACCAGCATCAGTCTCTCGTCTGTCCACCTCGTCATACACATCCATGGCCAGCTCCTCAAATAAGTGATTACTGAGCTACAttaaaacaaggaaatgaaacaGACACCAGTCAAAGAGGAAGAACGCTCAGCACAGTggaactaaaaaataaaaaagttcaaCACTTACAGACTGTAGTTTCTTCTTTGCTGCTTTGGCCAGTTCTGATAAATCTGCACTGCTACAAGCAAAATATACTCTCATAAATATTTGCTGCGGAACCATTAGGTCTACATGCTGCATACTTCACTCTGACCCATACTTACATATTCCTTATCCATTATAAGTAAGcaatgaaaaagaataaatgtaacATTCAAAATTAAGACAAACACCAGTGGTTGTGGTACAAAAGACTTTAAAGCAATTAAAGTTTGATATTGCAGTTGTTTGCAAAGAACTTCAAATACATGGTGCAATTACAGAGCTTCTGGGTATGTAAACTTCTTCAGTGGATCTGTTTCCACGAGTTTAGATAACACATGCTGCAGTGAGCTCATCAGCAAGTCAGAACAAGCCTTAGAACAAAAATACAACCATTCACCACTGCCTCACTGCACTCACGTTGATGCCTTGATTCAAGTTAAACCCATTTAGAGACAAGTCCCTTAATATCAACTTTCAGCTTTTACTTTCTTACCTGTCAGCCATTTGTGGAACAATGAAATGCTGGCCATTTTTATGTTCTGAAAGGAACAAGAAATTTCTTGATGACTGTCAAAAGTAAGAGACAATACTTAAAGTTTCTGTTAAGCATAATTGTGAAGCATGTAAACTGAAGTACTAGCTTTCTCACTTATTGTAGTGCTGATCAAAACTTTGCGTTTTTCGTTACAGCCCCAAATGCACACTTTATCTGATGCACTTCTTTTTGAACACAGTGATTTTAGCTGCAGGTGTCTCTTGCTTCATACCTGGTTTTCTCCCACAAAGGTAGAATGCCAGGCGATCAGTTAGTTCATACTGAATCTCCACCAGTCTATCTGCCAAGTCATGATGGCCAGCTTCCCTACAAAAGCATgtcacaaacactgaatgacaATTCAAAGGGTGAATGGCCCAAATTAGGTGTGAAAGATTATCTGTTTGAATAACAAAAGATACAAACATTAGAAATTAACCAACCTTGCATAATCAATGGGAGTTTTGCCACTGCTGTCAAGGGCTCCAGGATCTGCCCCATAAACAGTTAAGAGTTCAGCCTGAGATACCTGCCCTGCCTTTGCAGCTACATGCAATGGAGTGTTTCCTTTTTCCTACAGAAGAGGTAAAGGTAAAACATCAAATCAACAGAAACACCTTTGCAAAGACGAAAATTAAGGTTTTATGTAGAGTGGATGAATCTTACAGGGTGAAAAAAATTTGCTTGTGCTCCCAGAGAAAGCAGTCTCAAACAAGTCTCGAGATTCCCAGTGCGTACACTCGAGTGAAGttgctgaaaaaataaacaactaatAACAATACAGCTTCTTTTAGTTTTCTCCTAATCACTATGAGTAGTCATTTCTCATTACCTTGCTTAAATCCTTGGCCGTTGTGTTGTCATCCTCCCGGCAAGGCATGCGATGTACAAATGCCAGCATTTGATATTTGGCTCTTATAAACTCTGATTTGTTTGGGCTTTTGAGGGTCACATGAAACACAGaggttaaaagacaaaaaaatgaaaggaaatgaaagagaacacAGCACTTATTaacactgactgtttttgtttattaaattaacatttagtGAATAACAGTACTCCTTGATTACTTTCAAACAGACTTCACTCACTGCAGTTTGTCCTGAGGATTGGCCTTGCGTTTTCCACTCATCACAGACGCAGGGTCCAGAAGGGAGTGCTCCCATATTGAATTTGCACCATTGTTGTATAACGTCTGAACCATCtataagaaatgtaaaaacatgaatCCTATGAAATGTAGAGACTGTAGAATGCTGACTTACTGTTTGTGATTCTCGTCCTGAACAAACACTTTCTATATTTGGACTAAATCAATACACCTTGAGCCAAGATACAGGCCTGCAGaatttaaaaccacagaaataTAGATTGTGTGCAAGGATGACATGACTTCAAGGCATTTTACAGTAGACAATTTAGCCTGAGCATTAACTACAGTTAACTACATCACCGATGGGAATATAAAACAATGGAGAACAGGTGAATATAAATTTAACATTATCAAGTGTAAGGTTATTACCTGTAGCTGTGTAGGAGGccatggtgtgtgtgtcaggtggCGGACTTGAGAGCTATGTCTTCCCAGACTTcgatgaacactgcagcactcATCGCAAATCAACACACCCCTATTCACTGAGGCCCAGCGAGGTTCTGCAAGAGAAAACCACAAAGTAGAAATTAATGTCACTTGCAGTGATCTCACTGATGAATCACAGTGGTTTAAAGATGCAATTTAAGGAGAAGCTAAAAGCATATTGAATCTCTGGCTCTCAGAGGCTTGATTTGGTCTAGCTTATCTGTAAATAATTTCAGTTGAGTCAGGAATTTTGTCATCTCCTCTCTTCATGCTCAGTACCAATATTTAAAATCAGTAACATGCTGATCTTAATACCCcatttctgtttattctgaATAACACACTGGACCCCTCAACGAATACAAGAGAAAGACCAAAAGCAAATCTTAAAGACTAATGATTACTAACAAGAACTGGCCTTTGTGTAGCGCTTAATCATTGTCCATAAATTACTATAAAGACATCCGTAAACCACAGTGATGTAGTGGTGTAGGACCTAATGAATACACAATTTAttactaatttatttatataatttgcTAAAATTTTTGGTGTTTCCTAGTTGTTACCAGTTGTTTTAAGATCCATGTCGACATTAAGATGAAATTAGCTCAGGGTCAATTGGCATgaacagagaaaaaggagagaaacaaaccaaaatgttGCTGGTTACAGACTTTTATGATGCATTTTAAGAGAAAGCAAAAAACTGAATGATGCCTCTAAATTCCCTGGAATAATTATTTACACTAATATAACACGAACAGTTAACATAAAGTAGGGTACAAATATTACACAGTGAGATTTATGCTAGGCCAGCTTAAATTATAATATGATGTTTGAAGGAAGGTGTTAGACCACATGCAGACTGACACAGtataacaaaagtaaaaagagaaacttCAGGAGACTGTGATAGGTGTAGCCGTAACAGGCATTATGAGACCTTTTAGGCACAGTAATGCATTGTATAAAAAGGAAGTAAAGGCTTGGGTTGAAGCACCTCAACCTTATTGTTGCGTAACAGAGCAGCTTCCTCTTTCAAAACATTGTAAAAAATAACCAACAAATGCTGTTCAGAGGGTTTGCACTGCATAATAAGGTGTTGAAATTGGTACAAAAATACACTTGTTATCTTCAGTAAACGCTGTATATAATGTGCATAGGAAATACACTTTATCTAACTTAAAAGTTACACAGTTGTTCTGTCCACTGTCTATACTAAGACTCTTCTGGTCGCAAAGTTCTCAAGAccagaaatactgtaaatccaTATGACATATGACTCTGATAGCAAATAAACTGTTGAGAAGATTGAGCAGCTGGCACTAAGACAAGACAGACAGCGAACACTAAGTGTCTTAGCAGCAGCTGAAGTGTAGGAGGAACAGCTGCAAAGGTTGCTAGTCAGATTCTAGCACCTGGTCCCCTGAGTCTGCTACTAACTTCCTCTTCACCCAGACCTGGGTGCTGCTGACAAGCCTCTTTTACTCTTTCCTCAACAAGTGCTGCTAAATTTAATACCACATCTTGAAACTCTAAAAATATTCATACCCAACAACTGGTAAGGCAAAGTGGGCCAGCTGCTGTGGAGATCTGGGGTATTTAGCTAGTATGAATGACATAATGAGAAACAAGATACTAAAACTTGAGTAACTGTGAGTTTTTAGCATGTTTGTTATAGTGTTTCTTGATTCTTATGGTGCAGTAACACTAAAACAATGTATGCTCTATTGTTGCAGTatatcacatttacagcacacTGTGGtgtcaaaatagaaaaaaaaaaaacttctgtatTGAAAGCATGCGGTCAATTCACTCAGCA is part of the Anabas testudineus chromosome 9, fAnaTes1.2, whole genome shotgun sequence genome and encodes:
- the git2a gene encoding ARF GTPase-activating protein GIT2a isoform X1, which encodes MSKRLRNTEVCADCSVPEPRWASVNRGVLICDECCSVHRSLGRHSSQVRHLTHTPWPPTQLQMVQTLYNNGANSIWEHSLLDPASVMSGKRKANPQDKLHPNKSEFIRAKYQMLAFVHRMPCREDDNTTAKDLSKQLHSSVRTGNLETCLRLLSLGAQANFFHPEKGNTPLHVAAKAGQVSQAELLTVYGADPGALDSSGKTPIDYAREAGHHDLADRLVEIQYELTDRLAFYLCGRKPEHKNGQHFIVPQMADSSADLSELAKAAKKKLQSLSNHLFEELAMDVYDEVDRRETDAVWLATQNHSTLVTETNVVPFLPVNPEYSSTRNQGRQKLARFNAHEFATLVIDILSDAKRRQQGNSVTSPKENVELILKSVPVRHCSDSQDNDQPDYDSVASDEDTDQELPSSKGARTKSLDSDVSDGPITMQEYMEVKNALSASEAKIQKLMKANNNLSDELRLMQKKLQSLQSENTSLRRQVTTNIYQIPSGSDFPDPSSPSALKRRQSARASRPMSMYETGSGLKPYLPKGETPYPEEGIPTLQPFPPHREKGDFVTTSSSLPSFPSTLSWSKDESIQKASKLEKQSSMPESDYDNTFNESEMDDSGLCRRGRLRSSGWLGEGSSIPELDDLEMESDPTLPSTEDVIRKTEQITKNIQDLLQAAQENKHDSFIPCSERIHVAVTEMAALFPKKPRSDTVRASLRLLTSSAYRLQSECRKALPSEGCPGPDMQLVTQQVIQCAYDIAKAAKQLVTITTKENTN
- the git2a gene encoding ARF GTPase-activating protein GIT2a isoform X5, with the protein product MSKRLRNTEVCADCSVPEPRWASVNRGVLICDECCSVHRSLGRHSSQVRHLTHTPWPPTQLQMVQTLYNNGANSIWEHSLLDPASVMSGKRKANPQDKLHPNKSEFIRAKYQMLAFVHRMPCREDDNTTAKDLSKQLHSSVRTGNLETCLRLLSLGAQANFFHPEKGNTPLHVAAKAGQVSQAELLTVYGADPGALDSSGKTPIDYAREAGHHDLADRLVEIQYELTDRLAFYLCGRKPEHKNGQHFIVPQMADSSADLSELAKAAKKKLQSLSNHLFEELAMDVYDEVDRRETDAVWLATQNHSTLVTETNVVPFLPVNPEYSSTRNQGRQKLARFNAHEFATLVIDILSDAKRRQQGNSVTSPKENVELILKSVPVRHCSDSQDNDQPDYDSVASDEDTDQELPSSKGARTKSLDSDVSDGPITMQEYMEVKNALSASEAKIQKLMKANNNLSDELRLMQKKLQSLQSENTSLRRQVTTNIYQIPSGSDFPDPSSPSALKRRQSARASRPMSMYETGSGLKPYLPKGETPYPEEGIPTLQPFPPHREKGDFVTTSSSLPSFPSTLSWSKDESIQKASKLEKQSSMPESDYDNTFNESEMDDSGLCRRGRLRSSGWLGEGSSIPELDDLEMESDPTLPSTEDVIRKTEQITKNIQDLLQAAQENKHDRPCEREGVRRLRHSLGCFSTLVPWAEKASPPIQPLSLRSPDPTSCFIPCSERIHVAVTEMAALFPKKPRSDTVRASLRLLTSSAYRLQSECRKALPSEGCPGPDMQLVTQQVIQCAYDIAKAAKQLVTITTKENTN
- the git2a gene encoding ARF GTPase-activating protein GIT2a isoform X2 — protein: MSKRLRNTEVCADCSVPEPRWASVNRGVLICDECCSVHRSLGRHSSQVRHLTHTPWPPTQLQMVQTLYNNGANSIWEHSLLDPASVMSGKRKANPQDKLHPNKSEFIRAKYQMLAFVHRMPCREDDNTTAKDLSKQLHSSVRTGNLETCLRLLSLGAQANFFHPEKGNTPLHVAAKAGQVSQAELLTVYGADPGALDSSGKTPIDYAREAGHHDLADRLVEIQYELTDRLAFYLCGRKPEHKNGQHFIVPQMADSSADLSELAKAAKKKLQSLSNHLFEELAMDVYDEVDRRETDAVWLATQNHSTLVTETNVVPFLPVNPEYSSTRNQGRQKLARFNAHEFATLVIDILSDAKRRQQGNSVTSPKENVELILKSVPVRHCSDSQDNDQPDYDSVASDEDTDQELPSSKGARTKSLDSDVSDGPITMQEYMEVKNALSASEAKIQKLMKANNNLSDELRLMQKKLQSLQSENTSLRRQVTTNIYQIPSGSDFPDPSSPSALKRRQSARASRPMSMYETGSGLKPYLPKGETPYPEEGIPTLQPFPPHASKLEKQSSMPESDYDNTFNESEMDDSGLCRRGRLRSSGWLGEGSSIPELDDLEMESDPTLPSTEDVIRKTEQITKNIQDLLQAAQENKHDSFIPCSERIHVAVTEMAALFPKKPRSDTVRASLRLLTSSAYRLQSECRKALPSEGCPGPDMQLVTQQVIQCAYDIAKAAKQLVTITTKENTN
- the git2a gene encoding ARF GTPase-activating protein GIT2a isoform X3, coding for MSKRLRNTEVCADCSVPEPRWASVNRGVLICDECCSVHRSLGRHSSQVRHLTHTPWPPTQLQMVQTLYNNGANSIWEHSLLDPASVMSGKRKANPQDKLHPNKSEFIRAKYQMLAFVHRMPCREDDNTTAKDLSKQLHSSVRTGNLETCLRLLSLGAQANFFHPEKGNTPLHVAAKAGQVSQAELLTVYGADPGALDSSGKTPIDYAREAGHHDLADRLVEIQYELTDRLAFYLCGRKPEHKNGQHFIVPQMADSSADLSELAKAAKKKLQSLSNHLFEELAMDVYDEVDRRETDAVWLATQNHSTLVTETNVVPFLPVNPEYSSTRNQGRQKLARFNAHEFATLVIDILSDAKRRQQGNSVTSPKENVELILKSVPVRHCSDSQDNDQPDYDSVASDEDTDQELPSSKGARTKSLDSDVSDGPITMQEYMEVKNALSASEAKIQKLMKANNNLSDELRLMQKKREKGDFVTTSSSLPSFPSTLSWSKDESIQKASKLEKQSSMPESDYDNTFNESEMDDSGLCRRGRLRSSGWLGEGSSIPELDDLEMESDPTLPSTEDVIRKTEQITKNIQDLLQAAQENKHDSFIPCSERIHVAVTEMAALFPKKPRSDTVRASLRLLTSSAYRLQSECRKALPSEGCPGPDMQLVTQQVIQCAYDIAKAAKQLVTITTKENTN
- the git2a gene encoding ARF GTPase-activating protein GIT2a isoform X4; protein product: MSKRLRNTEVCADCSVPEPRWASVNRGVLICDECCSVHRSLGRHSSQVRHLTHTPWPPTQLQMVQTLYNNGANSIWEHSLLDPASVMSGKRKANPQDKLHPNKSEFIRAKYQMLAFVHRMPCREDDNTTAKDLSKQLHSSVRTGNLETCLRLLSLGAQANFFHPEKGNTPLHVAAKAGQVSQAELLTVYGADPGALDSSGKTPIDYAREAGHHDLADRLVEIQYELTDRLAFYLCGRKPEHKNGQHFIVPQMADSSADLSELAKAAKKKLQSLSNHLFEELAMDVYDEVDRRETDAVWLATQNHSTLVTETNVVPFLPVNPEYSSTRNQGRQKLARFNAHEFATLVIDILSDAKRRQQGNSVTSPKENVELILKSVPVRHCSDSQDNDQPDYDSVASDEDTDQELPSSKGARTKSLDSDVSDGPITMQEYMEVKNALSASEAKIQKLMKANNNLSDELRLMQKKASKLEKQSSMPESDYDNTFNESEMDDSGLCRRGRLRSSGWLGEGSSIPELDDLEMESDPTLPSTEDVIRKTEQITKNIQDLLQAAQENKHDSFIPCSERIHVAVTEMAALFPKKPRSDTVRASLRLLTSSAYRLQSECRKALPSEGCPGPDMQLVTQQVIQCAYDIAKAAKQLVTITTKENTN